In Bythopirellula goksoeyrii, a single window of DNA contains:
- a CDS encoding metallophosphoesterase family protein, producing the protein MTTQPAVGVVCKSVGKEAPMSFPPLRFVHASDFHLERPLGGVAEVPPDKRELFLEAPFLAASQVFETVLAEGADALLLSGDLLDPELAGPRAVVFLRDHFQRLADHNIPVYWACGEVDAGDTWPASATLPENVHIFPVGHVADFELLRDGKPVARIQGISRTQGVTPDDSGFFCDATGLFTVGVAHGTAASPGTEGDRVDYMALGGQHHRQTVDQSPGIAHYCGSPQGRDPSEPGPHGCTLVLVDDAGHIKTNFVATDAIRWITEVVDITAGTDEDALMSQIEDRIGKLKTKHHGSELLITWQITGCGSVVNHIHAGGISDKMVEVLRNRYAAHSPGIWTVGIECNAPLDVPQEWVDEETIMGDLLRDFRKLEEDPDISLDLDEFLPAEYREASLAEIAKVEPEDRAELLWAASKLGVDLMDGEEILIGA; encoded by the coding sequence ATGACAACACAGCCTGCCGTAGGCGTTGTCTGCAAGTCGGTCGGCAAGGAGGCTCCGATGTCGTTTCCCCCGCTACGCTTCGTTCACGCCAGTGATTTTCACTTGGAACGCCCCTTGGGAGGGGTCGCAGAAGTTCCGCCAGACAAACGAGAATTATTCCTCGAAGCCCCGTTTTTGGCCGCCAGCCAGGTTTTTGAGACCGTTCTCGCCGAAGGGGCCGATGCCCTGCTGCTTTCCGGTGATTTGCTCGATCCCGAGTTGGCCGGTCCCCGGGCGGTGGTTTTCCTCCGAGATCATTTCCAGCGTCTTGCAGATCATAACATCCCCGTCTACTGGGCTTGTGGAGAAGTAGATGCCGGGGATACCTGGCCAGCCTCTGCAACGCTCCCCGAGAATGTCCATATTTTCCCCGTTGGCCACGTGGCTGATTTCGAACTACTTCGAGATGGTAAGCCAGTGGCGCGAATCCAGGGCATTAGCCGTACCCAAGGGGTCACTCCCGACGACAGCGGGTTCTTCTGCGATGCGACAGGGCTATTTACCGTCGGGGTCGCTCATGGGACCGCTGCCTCCCCCGGAACCGAGGGAGACCGAGTCGACTACATGGCCCTGGGTGGCCAGCATCATCGGCAAACGGTGGATCAATCTCCCGGAATCGCTCATTACTGCGGTTCGCCCCAAGGCCGCGATCCCAGTGAACCGGGGCCGCATGGTTGCACTCTCGTCTTGGTGGATGACGCGGGACATATAAAAACGAATTTTGTCGCCACGGATGCGATCCGCTGGATTACTGAAGTCGTGGATATTACGGCCGGTACCGACGAAGATGCTCTCATGTCGCAAATTGAGGATCGAATTGGCAAGCTGAAAACCAAGCACCATGGCAGCGAATTGCTCATTACTTGGCAGATTACTGGATGCGGCAGCGTCGTCAATCACATTCATGCGGGCGGCATAAGCGACAAAATGGTCGAAGTGCTGCGAAACCGCTATGCTGCCCATTCGCCGGGAATTTGGACCGTGGGCATCGAATGTAACGCCCCATTGGACGTACCTCAGGAATGGGTCGATGAAGAAACGATTATGGGGGATTTGCTGCGAGATTTTCGCAAGCTGGAAGAGGATCCTGACATATCACTTGATCTGGATGAATTCCTCCCAGCGGAATACCGCGAAGCCTCGTTGGCCGAAATAGCCAAAGTCGAACCCGAAGATCGCGCTGAACTACTCTGGGCAGCCTCCAAGCTGGGCGTCGATCTCATGGATGGCGAAGAGATACTAATCGGCGCATAA
- a CDS encoding PIG-L family deacetylase, with product MTQSEYPQLDVIAVGAHPDDVEIGCGGTVAQLVRQGYQVGIIDLTDGEPTPSSSGPEERLAEAQAAAEALGVQHRVTMDLPNRKLFDSYEARVKLAIEFRKYRPKLVLGLGEKTPLASPDHWQAMQITDAAVFYSRLTKWDIDFTNIPPHTISSHLYYTLESHRANPLAGEGQIVVDIGDTLAAKLASVRCYKSQFPPEKQYIFPRIEAIANQLGHAAGYLAGELLVSPRTLGTRDLMKTLFD from the coding sequence ATGACTCAATCTGAATACCCTCAACTTGACGTAATCGCCGTGGGCGCCCACCCAGACGATGTAGAAATCGGCTGTGGAGGCACCGTGGCCCAACTCGTACGGCAGGGCTACCAGGTGGGGATCATCGATCTCACCGATGGTGAACCTACCCCCTCGTCGTCGGGCCCTGAGGAGCGTCTCGCAGAAGCACAGGCCGCCGCTGAGGCTTTGGGGGTCCAACATCGCGTTACAATGGATCTGCCGAATCGAAAGCTATTCGATAGCTATGAAGCGCGAGTCAAACTGGCTATCGAGTTTCGCAAATACCGTCCCAAGCTGGTGTTGGGATTGGGAGAGAAGACCCCGCTCGCTTCGCCCGATCACTGGCAGGCGATGCAGATAACCGACGCGGCCGTGTTCTACTCCAGGCTAACCAAATGGGACATCGATTTCACCAATATCCCGCCGCACACGATCTCCTCTCATTTGTACTACACCCTCGAGTCACATCGGGCGAACCCACTTGCCGGAGAAGGTCAAATAGTTGTCGATATCGGGGACACTCTCGCCGCGAAACTCGCATCGGTTCGGTGTTACAAGTCACAATTTCCTCCGGAGAAGCAATACATCTTCCCCCGCATCGAGGCAATTGCCAATCAATTGGGACATGCGGCCGGTTACCTCGCAGGTGAGTTGCTGGTGAGCCCTCGGACCTTGGGAACTCGCGACTTGATGAAGACGCTTTTTGATTGA
- a CDS encoding YfgM family protein gives MKSERRHDLETNDLAIRMKDAIETSKPYLFQLLVGVAVVALLFAFWGFWGRSSSVTEQQAWDKFMLASYSSDPEMLEMKRLAENSEYSGTSVPEWAYLMWCDRQLQIASQTYLVDREATTSRLKQIQGIFEGLTSSASVPQIRDRARYGLAQVYEMQAKVDEAEAKYSEVKGDLSSLASGRAEQLELKEVKEACNWLASAELPKRKAASTNTSGSGSRPSFEAEVPGSVAAPSAIQDSRSLEEILTGSAGTGSDEDRYQETDSENDNETVGDAPAEEPSDADSEESDEKPADGQ, from the coding sequence ATGAAATCTGAACGACGCCACGACTTGGAAACCAATGATCTTGCCATCCGCATGAAAGATGCGATTGAAACATCCAAGCCCTATCTGTTTCAATTGCTGGTAGGTGTCGCGGTTGTCGCCTTGCTTTTCGCTTTTTGGGGATTCTGGGGTAGGAGTTCGTCCGTAACGGAGCAGCAAGCATGGGATAAATTCATGCTGGCTAGTTACTCCAGCGATCCCGAAATGCTGGAAATGAAGCGACTAGCAGAGAACTCCGAATACTCCGGTACATCCGTTCCTGAATGGGCCTATCTGATGTGGTGCGACCGCCAACTACAGATTGCATCGCAGACGTACCTTGTAGACCGCGAAGCAACTACCAGTCGATTGAAGCAAATCCAAGGAATCTTCGAAGGATTAACCTCCAGTGCAAGTGTCCCTCAGATCAGAGACCGAGCACGCTATGGACTGGCACAAGTTTATGAAATGCAGGCCAAAGTGGACGAGGCTGAAGCAAAATATTCCGAAGTGAAAGGGGACCTCTCTTCACTTGCCAGTGGTCGCGCGGAACAACTTGAATTGAAGGAGGTTAAGGAAGCCTGCAACTGGCTAGCCAGCGCCGAACTTCCCAAACGAAAAGCGGCATCGACTAACACAAGCGGCTCAGGAAGTCGGCCAAGTTTTGAGGCAGAAGTCCCTGGATCCGTCGCTGCACCCTCTGCCATCCAAGACAGCCGCTCTCTTGAGGAGATCCTGACTGGATCGGCAGGTACCGGGAGTGATGAGGATCGCTACCAAGAAACAGACAGTGAGAATGACAATGAGACGGTCGGGGATGCTCCTGCAGAAGAACCATCGGATGCCGATAGCGAAGAGTCCGATGAAAAACCAGCGGACGGACAATGA
- a CDS encoding class II aldolase/adducin family protein, whose product MSEIDQLDAEQIKEQICDIGRRLWQRQLVAGIDGNITVRLTENEVLCTPTLHSKGFLEPADICLVNLHGEQLAGQKRRSSEILLHLEILKARPDVRSVVHSHPPHATAFAVCGRRVPLGLLAEAEFFLGEVPIAPYELPGTATFARTVLPYVHRSNVCLLANHGAVTYGGSLIDAYNLMEVLDAYCRIVLLAERLGPAQSLTADQQAELSQLRVQSGVAPPKPYASDEITDDSI is encoded by the coding sequence ATGTCCGAAATCGACCAACTCGACGCTGAACAAATCAAGGAGCAGATTTGCGACATTGGGCGACGGCTCTGGCAACGCCAACTCGTAGCGGGGATCGATGGCAACATTACAGTTCGATTGACCGAGAACGAAGTCCTTTGCACTCCCACGTTGCATTCTAAGGGATTTCTGGAGCCAGCAGACATTTGCTTGGTGAACCTCCATGGAGAGCAGTTGGCGGGCCAGAAACGCCGCTCTAGCGAGATCCTCTTGCATCTTGAGATCCTCAAGGCTCGACCCGATGTGAGGAGCGTCGTCCACAGCCATCCGCCCCACGCCACAGCTTTCGCTGTTTGTGGTCGACGAGTGCCGCTTGGGTTACTTGCCGAGGCAGAATTCTTCCTTGGCGAAGTCCCTATCGCTCCCTATGAGCTGCCGGGGACAGCCACGTTCGCCCGCACGGTGTTGCCTTATGTTCATCGCTCGAATGTATGCCTGTTGGCCAACCATGGGGCGGTCACCTATGGCGGGAGCCTCATCGATGCCTACAATCTGATGGAAGTGCTGGATGCCTATTGCCGGATCGTGTTGTTGGCTGAGAGGTTGGGACCCGCACAGTCCCTCACGGCTGACCAGCAGGCGGAACTTTCTCAACTGAGAGTCCAGAGCGGCGTGGCACCTCCCAAACCTTATGCCTCTGACGAAATTACTGATGACTCAATCTGA
- the mscL gene encoding large conductance mechanosensitive channel protein MscL, whose product MGLVKEFKEFAMKGNVVDLAVGIIIGGAFGKIVSSLVGDVIMPMVSALTGGTSFTDKFLWLGKGPKPDTLAVAKEMGGAYLGWGSFLQNVLDFVIVAAAIFAMIKVMNSLKKKEEAAPSVTPEDVVLLREIRDSLAKR is encoded by the coding sequence ATGGGATTAGTCAAGGAATTCAAAGAATTTGCCATGAAGGGCAATGTCGTCGACTTGGCAGTAGGCATTATCATTGGCGGGGCCTTTGGCAAGATTGTTAGCTCTTTGGTTGGTGATGTGATCATGCCTATGGTCAGTGCATTGACGGGGGGAACAAGTTTCACCGATAAATTCCTCTGGTTGGGCAAAGGGCCGAAGCCTGACACCTTAGCGGTAGCTAAGGAAATGGGGGGAGCCTATCTAGGTTGGGGATCCTTTCTACAAAACGTCCTAGATTTCGTAATCGTGGCAGCAGCTATCTTTGCCATGATCAAAGTGATGAACTCGCTGAAGAAAAAGGAAGAGGCCGCACCTTCAGTTACGCCAGAAGACGTTGTTCTCTTACGTGAGATTCGCGACTCTCTCGCAAAACGTTGA
- the ileS gene encoding isoleucine--tRNA ligase encodes MFPTIDKNESFPARELAVGEFWRENDIYHKSLAAREGAPPFVFYEGPPTANGMPHPGHCLTRAIKDLFPRYKTMRGYRCDRKAGWDTHGLPVEVEVCKEMGIHSKEEIEAFGIEPFIQKCQQSVWRYMQEWRRLTERLGFWVDLDEAYVTYHQSYVESVWWSLKTLFDRGLLYRGHKIVWWWAQGGTALSAGEVGQGYREVADPSVYVKFPLLDDDGKETDTSLLVWTTTPWTLPSNQFTAVHPDIEYTEIEDPDSDVERKLIVALDCVATVIDKYNLKQKKSGPVEKGQGPVFVGDNVFPGKDLIGRRYKPPFDCFYEKKWVGVKTLHGDRDQRFGYYQGRLVHPNLKGENIEHTSWRVVGADFVTTDSGTGIVHQAPAFGEVDYDVLLNERERFHPGSRPQLINCVGADGKFLEDAPEIVRNRWVKDCDKDIIRYLKTRGLLFHQEQYLHDYPFCWRAEEDPLIQYPRESWFVRTTEYKDQMLANNAKINWLPEHIKEGRFGKFLESNVDWALSRERYWGTPLPIWVCDETGKMEAVESYEELLAKPQATGFEVWEEAKQKNPDLPDDLRIHKPYIDAVIYESPFAKGARMRRVTEVIDCWYDSGAMPFAQWGYRGQDSGPAKEQFESQFPADFISEALDQTRGWFYSQLAISTLMFGKGESVDSPQSPVPSPPYPHPFKNCIVLGLMLGEDGQKMSKSKRNYREPNEIFDKYGADALRWYLFANQPPWTSIRYSEDSIKDSIPEFLLRLWNVYSFFTIYGNIDEFDPAKELGESAATWSPERPVQLDAETLSNAESYRPIAERSELDRWILSELNAACAIVVERMDAFDNFGACQAITSFIDGLSNWYVRRSRDRFWAKEKRSTDKLDAYWTLYECLLTTTKLTAPFVPFLAERLWQDLAVFPFKEALEDQSVVESVHLCDFPVGDASAVDQSLSEQMDLVRLISSLGRQARSAAELKVRQPLSKVEVILADTSHQAWLEDHAGVIAEELNVKAVEFSDEPEKYVDHEVVPNFKLLGPKLGKLMPKVKGVLAKQSGSELLANIQDNGQINIEINGQPIALTAEEVEFRIQAKPGWTSANDKGVVVVLATEVTPELLAEGWIKDFIRLVQDRRKEIGCEFTDRIEIGIVTDSADLQSAIETFLDRIRQETLSVRIVFEPLEDVEPIATKIGDADVELYLRVSS; translated from the coding sequence ATGTTTCCCACAATCGATAAGAATGAAAGTTTTCCCGCTCGCGAGTTGGCTGTTGGAGAATTCTGGCGCGAGAACGACATCTACCACAAGTCGCTCGCTGCCCGCGAGGGTGCGCCACCATTTGTATTCTATGAAGGCCCGCCCACAGCCAACGGCATGCCGCACCCCGGGCATTGCTTGACTCGGGCCATCAAGGATCTGTTTCCCCGCTACAAGACGATGCGTGGCTATCGCTGCGACCGCAAGGCGGGTTGGGACACGCATGGCTTGCCGGTCGAAGTGGAAGTCTGCAAGGAGATGGGTATCCACTCCAAAGAAGAGATCGAGGCCTTTGGCATCGAACCCTTTATCCAGAAATGTCAGCAAAGTGTCTGGCGCTACATGCAAGAGTGGCGTCGTCTGACCGAGCGGCTCGGCTTCTGGGTCGATCTTGATGAGGCGTATGTCACCTATCACCAGAGCTACGTCGAAAGCGTCTGGTGGAGCCTCAAGACGCTTTTTGATCGTGGACTACTTTATCGCGGGCACAAAATAGTCTGGTGGTGGGCACAGGGTGGCACGGCGCTCTCGGCGGGGGAAGTGGGACAGGGGTACCGGGAGGTGGCGGATCCGAGTGTTTATGTGAAGTTTCCGCTGTTGGATGATGACGGCAAAGAAACGGATACTTCGCTGTTGGTGTGGACCACCACCCCCTGGACGTTGCCAAGTAATCAATTTACAGCGGTGCATCCTGACATCGAATACACCGAAATAGAAGATCCTGATTCAGATGTCGAACGAAAACTAATAGTTGCTCTCGATTGTGTCGCTACAGTCATCGACAAGTACAACTTAAAGCAGAAAAAATCGGGACCAGTTGAAAAAGGGCAGGGGCCCGTGTTTGTTGGCGACAATGTGTTCCCAGGAAAAGACCTGATTGGTCGAAGGTATAAGCCGCCATTTGATTGCTTTTATGAAAAGAAATGGGTTGGCGTAAAGACTTTACATGGAGATAGAGATCAAAGATTTGGCTATTACCAAGGTCGCTTGGTCCACCCGAATTTAAAGGGTGAGAACATCGAACACACTAGTTGGCGAGTAGTTGGGGCAGATTTTGTCACTACGGACAGTGGAACAGGCATCGTTCATCAAGCTCCAGCATTTGGTGAAGTAGATTATGATGTGCTTTTGAACGAGAGAGAGCGATTTCATCCAGGTAGTAGGCCACAACTCATAAACTGTGTCGGAGCCGATGGCAAGTTTTTGGAAGACGCGCCTGAGATCGTGCGAAATCGCTGGGTCAAAGATTGCGACAAGGACATCATCCGCTATCTCAAGACACGTGGTTTGCTCTTCCACCAAGAACAATATCTCCACGATTACCCCTTTTGTTGGCGGGCCGAGGAAGATCCGCTTATTCAGTATCCCCGTGAGAGTTGGTTCGTTCGTACGACCGAATACAAGGACCAGATGCTCGCCAATAATGCGAAGATCAATTGGCTCCCCGAACACATCAAAGAGGGTCGATTTGGGAAGTTTCTCGAATCGAACGTCGATTGGGCCTTGAGCCGCGAACGGTATTGGGGAACTCCGCTGCCGATCTGGGTTTGTGACGAGACAGGAAAGATGGAGGCGGTGGAGAGCTATGAAGAGTTGCTGGCCAAGCCGCAAGCGACTGGGTTCGAGGTATGGGAAGAAGCGAAACAAAAGAATCCCGATCTTCCTGATGATCTACGGATTCACAAGCCCTACATCGATGCAGTGATCTATGAATCTCCCTTTGCTAAAGGTGCTCGCATGCGGCGGGTCACCGAGGTGATCGACTGCTGGTACGATAGCGGCGCGATGCCGTTCGCCCAGTGGGGATATCGGGGCCAGGATTCAGGCCCCGCAAAAGAACAATTTGAATCTCAATTCCCCGCCGATTTCATCAGCGAAGCCCTCGACCAAACCCGCGGCTGGTTCTACAGCCAGCTAGCGATTTCGACGTTAATGTTTGGTAAGGGTGAGTCTGTCGATTCTCCCCAGTCCCCAGTGCCCAGTCCCCCGTATCCCCATCCCTTCAAAAACTGCATCGTCCTTGGCCTCATGCTCGGCGAAGACGGCCAGAAAATGTCCAAGAGCAAGCGGAACTACCGCGAGCCGAATGAAATCTTCGACAAGTATGGTGCCGATGCCCTCCGGTGGTACTTGTTTGCCAATCAGCCACCATGGACCTCGATTCGCTACAGCGAAGATTCGATCAAGGACAGCATCCCCGAGTTTCTGCTGAGGCTGTGGAACGTATATAGCTTTTTCACGATCTACGGAAATATCGACGAGTTTGATCCGGCAAAAGAGTTAGGTGAATCAGCCGCTACATGGTCACCGGAGCGACCAGTTCAACTGGACGCGGAAACTCTTTCCAACGCCGAATCCTATCGACCGATTGCAGAGCGGAGCGAACTCGATCGTTGGATTCTCAGTGAACTCAACGCGGCCTGCGCCATCGTGGTCGAGCGAATGGACGCTTTTGATAATTTCGGAGCCTGTCAGGCGATCACATCTTTTATCGATGGTTTGTCCAACTGGTATGTCCGGCGGAGTCGTGATCGTTTCTGGGCGAAAGAAAAGCGGTCGACTGACAAACTCGACGCCTATTGGACTCTTTATGAATGTTTGCTTACGACAACAAAGTTAACTGCACCGTTCGTGCCATTTTTGGCCGAGCGATTGTGGCAGGACCTTGCTGTGTTTCCATTCAAAGAGGCACTGGAAGATCAATCAGTCGTCGAAAGTGTGCATTTGTGTGACTTCCCCGTTGGAGATGCCTCAGCAGTTGACCAGTCGCTCTCCGAACAGATGGACTTGGTTCGCCTGATTTCATCGCTGGGTCGACAGGCCCGCAGCGCGGCAGAGCTCAAGGTCCGTCAGCCGCTTTCTAAGGTGGAAGTTATCTTGGCGGATACCTCTCACCAAGCATGGCTCGAGGATCACGCGGGGGTGATCGCCGAGGAACTCAACGTGAAAGCTGTTGAATTCAGCGATGAACCCGAGAAATACGTCGATCACGAAGTCGTGCCAAACTTCAAGCTCTTGGGCCCGAAGCTCGGCAAATTGATGCCGAAAGTTAAGGGAGTTCTCGCCAAGCAGAGCGGCAGCGAGCTGTTGGCCAACATCCAAGACAATGGGCAGATCAATATCGAGATCAATGGCCAACCAATCGCGCTGACGGCAGAGGAAGTCGAGTTTCGTATTCAGGCCAAACCGGGCTGGACCTCGGCAAACGACAAGGGAGTGGTCGTAGTGCTGGCCACCGAAGTCACTCCGGAACTCTTGGCAGAAGGCTGGATCAAAGATTTCATTCGCCTTGTGCAAGATCGAAGAAAAGAAATAGGTTGTGAGTTTACGGATAGAATTGAAATTGGAATAGTAACAGATTCCGCAGATCTTCAGTCAGCCATTGAAACATTTCTTGACCGTATCAGACAAGAAACACTTTCAGTTCGCATTGTCTTTGAACCATTGGAAGATGTAGAACCCATAGCAACTAAGATTGGCGATGCCGATGTGGAACTCTACCTACGAGTGTCATCGTGA
- the purN gene encoding phosphoribosylglycinamide formyltransferase — MNRQTSKPLKLAVLISGGGRTLKNLLDLAAEGTLPIDVRLVISSTERAGGLQHAKAAGIPSAVFERKQFATDEAYGSTIFDACREAEVDYVAMAGFLKLAPVPDDFAGRVLNIHPALIPSFCGHGMYGHHVHQAVLDYGAKVTGCTVHFVDNEYDRGPIIWQQPVPVFDDDTADSLAARVFEAEKESYPHVLKLLAAGRIQLEGRRVTFGERQ, encoded by the coding sequence GTGAATCGGCAAACTAGCAAACCTCTCAAGCTCGCAGTTCTGATTTCCGGTGGTGGCCGAACTCTCAAGAACTTGCTCGATTTGGCAGCCGAGGGAACGCTACCCATCGACGTGCGGCTTGTGATTTCGAGTACCGAGAGGGCAGGGGGACTGCAACATGCTAAAGCTGCAGGTATTCCATCGGCTGTCTTTGAGCGAAAGCAGTTCGCTACAGATGAGGCATATGGATCCACTATATTCGACGCTTGCCGTGAGGCCGAGGTGGATTACGTCGCCATGGCCGGATTCTTAAAACTTGCACCCGTGCCGGACGATTTTGCTGGCCGCGTGTTGAATATCCACCCAGCACTAATCCCGTCATTTTGTGGGCATGGCATGTATGGTCATCATGTCCATCAGGCGGTGTTAGACTACGGGGCAAAGGTAACTGGCTGCACAGTCCATTTCGTCGACAATGAATACGACCGTGGACCAATCATCTGGCAACAACCGGTCCCGGTGTTCGACGACGACACTGCGGATTCTCTTGCCGCTCGAGTGTTTGAAGCAGAAAAGGAGTCGTATCCCCATGTGCTTAAGCTGCTTGCAGCAGGACGAATTCAACTGGAAGGTCGGCGCGTGACTTTCGGTGAACGGCAATGA
- a CDS encoding RluA family pseudouridine synthase yields the protein MSPAAESAGDDYDSNHESNVPPSEFETTQFHFAVPDDTANQRLDVFLTGQLTGVSRTRVRRSIDTGGAKIDGVEQRAAYRLTAGEQIDFLLSPPPATGPEPEPIPLDILYEDEVLAVVNKPPRMVVHPARGHWSGTLASALVHHFGQLSQQGGATRPGIVHRLDRDTSGVMIVAKTDDVHQNLSEQFQNRTVEKEYLAITSGCPDRDRDLIDRAVADHPSQREKMALLPDHPTSRTAQTFYEVEERFRGFTLIRAYPKTGRTHQIRLHLNSIRCPVLCDKLYGGRARLTLGELRSITRSKELKPDQAPEEVILNRQALHAEVLRIVHPITGEPMEFRAEFPPDLSRVLLLLQQTNLSR from the coding sequence ATGAGCCCCGCCGCTGAGTCTGCCGGGGACGATTACGATTCGAACCATGAATCAAACGTTCCCCCTTCAGAATTTGAAACCACTCAGTTTCATTTCGCCGTACCGGACGATACTGCCAATCAACGGCTTGATGTATTTCTAACTGGTCAACTCACCGGAGTGAGCCGGACTCGAGTTCGTCGTTCGATTGACACAGGAGGGGCTAAAATCGATGGAGTGGAGCAAAGAGCGGCCTATCGCCTAACAGCGGGCGAACAGATCGATTTCCTCCTTTCCCCACCTCCTGCCACGGGACCCGAGCCTGAACCGATTCCGCTGGACATCCTCTACGAGGACGAAGTACTCGCGGTGGTTAACAAACCGCCAAGAATGGTGGTCCATCCAGCCCGGGGGCATTGGTCGGGTACCCTAGCTAGTGCGTTGGTACATCACTTTGGCCAACTGAGCCAACAGGGAGGTGCAACACGCCCCGGAATCGTCCATCGCCTCGACCGCGATACAAGCGGAGTGATGATTGTCGCTAAAACTGACGATGTCCATCAAAATCTATCGGAGCAATTTCAGAACCGGACCGTAGAGAAAGAATATCTGGCCATCACCTCAGGCTGCCCCGATCGGGATCGAGATCTCATTGACCGAGCCGTCGCCGACCATCCTTCACAACGCGAGAAGATGGCACTGCTGCCCGACCACCCGACCAGTCGCACTGCGCAAACTTTTTACGAGGTCGAGGAGCGATTTCGCGGTTTTACTCTCATTCGGGCCTATCCGAAAACTGGTCGCACTCACCAAATTCGGTTGCATCTCAATTCAATTCGCTGTCCCGTACTGTGTGACAAGCTTTACGGCGGGCGGGCACGGCTAACTCTTGGAGAATTACGGAGTATCACTCGCTCCAAGGAGTTGAAACCTGATCAGGCTCCTGAAGAAGTCATTCTCAATCGTCAGGCCCTCCATGCCGAGGTACTCCGGATAGTACACCCCATCACCGGGGAACCAATGGAATTCCGCGCCGAGTTTCCTCCGGACCTCTCACGTGTCTTGCTGCTATTGCAGCAAACTAACTTGTCGCGATAG